A window from Lentisphaera araneosa HTCC2155 encodes these proteins:
- a CDS encoding GDSL-type esterase/lipase family protein: MTLSKFSLKKTFLSLCFLLVTTTYSEPIRVACVGDSITFGYGIKDRDKMSYPAQLGKRLGNQYEVRNFGVNGHTLLNKGNAPYIKSNAYRDALAFEPQIVIIKLGTNDSKPMNWQYKSEFVTDYLALIQSFQKLKSQPQVFICKPVPVFPERWGITDTVVKETLPLIEQVSQKSKAPIIDLYTALTDKAELFPDKVHPNEAGATIMAETIATAISASSTNHTILQKKAHLLFIGDSITDMGRSRRPDGWDKNHLLGHSYVFNIAGKLNYEQPELNLKFSNRGISGNTVSDLRKRWQKDALELKPDVLTILIGANDLLKKQTVAKYEEDYRFILAQSRQANPKLKIVLFDPFVLPARGYKDPQTYKVARAKIDQFGAIVAKLANEFDATHIKTQQAFDAKLKDAPAEYWIWDGIHPLPQGHEVMARLWLEAINK, translated from the coding sequence ATGACTTTATCAAAATTTTCACTTAAAAAAACATTCCTGTCTCTTTGTTTCCTACTCGTCACGACAACTTATTCCGAGCCCATTCGCGTCGCCTGTGTTGGCGATAGTATCACTTTTGGTTATGGCATTAAAGACCGCGATAAAATGAGCTATCCCGCTCAACTTGGCAAACGACTTGGAAACCAGTATGAGGTACGCAACTTTGGCGTCAATGGCCACACTCTGCTGAACAAGGGTAACGCACCTTATATTAAATCAAATGCCTACCGAGATGCCCTCGCTTTCGAACCGCAAATTGTCATCATCAAATTGGGCACCAATGATTCCAAGCCGATGAATTGGCAATACAAAAGTGAATTCGTCACGGATTACCTCGCCCTCATACAAAGTTTTCAAAAGCTAAAGAGTCAGCCTCAGGTCTTTATTTGTAAGCCCGTCCCTGTTTTCCCTGAGCGCTGGGGTATTACCGACACAGTTGTAAAAGAAACACTTCCTCTCATTGAGCAAGTCTCCCAAAAGAGTAAGGCTCCAATCATTGATCTCTATACTGCTTTGACTGATAAGGCTGAGCTATTCCCCGATAAAGTTCACCCCAACGAAGCCGGCGCCACCATCATGGCTGAAACAATTGCCACAGCGATTAGCGCAAGCTCCACAAACCATACAATTCTTCAAAAGAAAGCTCACCTGCTCTTCATTGGTGATTCGATTACCGATATGGGCCGCTCACGTCGCCCCGATGGTTGGGATAAAAACCACCTTCTTGGCCATAGTTATGTCTTTAACATTGCAGGAAAGCTCAACTATGAGCAGCCAGAGCTTAATCTCAAGTTCAGCAACCGCGGCATTAGTGGCAACACCGTTAGCGACCTTCGCAAACGCTGGCAAAAAGATGCTCTCGAACTCAAGCCCGATGTCTTGACCATTCTCATTGGGGCCAATGACCTACTCAAAAAACAGACTGTGGCAAAGTATGAAGAAGATTATCGTTTCATCCTAGCGCAAAGTCGCCAAGCCAATCCCAAGCTCAAAATTGTCCTTTTTGATCCCTTCGTACTTCCGGCAAGGGGCTACAAAGACCCTCAAACTTACAAAGTAGCTCGTGCCAAAATCGATCAATTCGGCGCCATTGTTGCGAAGCTCGCAAATGAATTCGATGCGACTCACATCAAAACTCAGCAAGCCTTCGACGCTAAACTCAAGGACG
- a CDS encoding type II secretion system protein, whose product MKKHIFTLIELLVVVAIIGILVSLLLPALGKAREKAQIAVCTSNLKQIGIATVQSMDDHDGAFPKSIDMAPQIPTLASWDDILGSYDGRNITDADIATKPHWGGYVIGNLPGGADHGALYRCPLDDRTNGNKIVRTYGPTQAGHNGQGNGIFGQDFHGTWAMLTIKINEINNTSQVAAYTENLHPTSYSNNGSRIAMGGAWGDGGVQARHFEFNGDQHSNLKYNFLMVDGHIEKMNFIQSLIKNDGSLAATNDVYETVWDRAR is encoded by the coding sequence ATGAAAAAGCACATATTCACTCTCATAGAATTACTCGTCGTCGTGGCAATCATTGGCATACTCGTCTCACTGCTTCTGCCCGCTTTAGGCAAGGCTCGTGAAAAGGCACAAATTGCTGTGTGTACAAGTAACCTCAAGCAAATTGGAATCGCCACCGTTCAGTCTATGGATGATCACGATGGGGCTTTCCCAAAATCAATCGATATGGCCCCTCAAATTCCTACGCTTGCTAGTTGGGATGATATCTTGGGTTCTTACGACGGTCGTAATATCACTGATGCAGATATCGCAACAAAACCTCACTGGGGCGGATATGTCATAGGAAATTTACCTGGCGGAGCCGATCACGGGGCCTTGTATAGATGCCCACTAGATGACCGTACGAATGGCAATAAGATTGTAAGAACCTATGGACCAACACAAGCTGGCCATAATGGGCAAGGAAATGGCATCTTTGGTCAGGATTTCCACGGTACATGGGCAATGCTTACCATAAAGATTAACGAAATTAACAATACATCGCAAGTGGCTGCTTATACTGAAAACTTACACCCTACAAGCTATTCCAATAATGGTAGCCGCATTGCCATGGGAGGTGCTTGGGGTGACGGCGGCGTTCAGGCACGACATTTTGAATTTAACGGTGATCAGCACTCAAACTTAAAGTATAACTTTCTGATGGTTGATGGTCACATTGAAAAAATGAATTTCATTCAATCACT